The genomic stretch CGCCTCTTCTCTTGACGACACACGTCGACACGAGAGCACCTGATCCGCCCTCTCCAAACCACCTCATGTCCGATCTCGACGACTTGTATCAGAACATCATCCTCGATCACAATCGACGCCCGCGCAACTACGGCCCCATGCCGGACGCAACCCACAAGGCGGACGGTCACAATCCACTGTGCGGTGACGAAGTGACGGTGTTCCTTCACATCGAAGGGGACACGATCGAGAAAGTCTCGTTCGACGGCCAAGGGTGCGCCATATCCAAAGCATCCGCCTCCCTGATGACGCTCCGTCTCAAGGGTCGTAGTATCGAAGACGCGAAGCGCGCCATCTCCGAGGTCCGTGCTCTCCTGTCGGGCACCGAACAAACAGCGCCCGACTTGGAATCGATGGGTGACCTCGCGGCACTCGCCGGCGTCCGCAAGTTTGCCGTGCGGGTCAAGTGCGCCACCTTGGCGTGGCACACACTCGAAGCTGCTCTCGCCGGACGAAGATTGGTTTCGACCGAAGAAAACTGACCCACGCCAGCGCGCGGGCTCGTTTCAGGCAACCCACGGGTCGTCGAAAAGCCCGCGATGTCCGCGCACACGGCGACTCGGTTCGAAAGACAACGGGAGTAGCCGAGGGTGGCGCGGATGCGAAGCATCACCAACGCACGATCGAGTCCACCGACGATCCGGATACTACGGGAGACGGGGCGAAGTGGATTCTTCCAAGACGACGAATCCACCGGAGGAAAGAAGTCGGCGACTCGACTCGTCGCCGAGTCGACCCCTCCAGTTCAGGAAGCATCGAGAACCCGTATCGCTTACCGCGCTTCGATCGTCGCCACGGCGTCGGGCAGGCCGGGGGTGGTGAAGCGCACGCGGATCGGGCCGGGTTTACCCGTTGCTTCGATGTACGCCACGAGACGCCCCCGGAAGGCGGCGTGGACGGCGTCGGTGTAGTCGGACATGTCGCGGTTGTTGCCCGCCTCGAGGCCGAGCAGACGCGCCGGGCCTTCGACCACGCACGTGATCTCCGGTGCGGCGTCCATCACGCGCACGCCGTCGGTGTCGACGATGCGTAGCTGAAGAATGGATACGCCCCGGTCGCGGTCGATCGCGAGCGGCTCGCCCTCGACGATCATCGCGGCCGGCGCGCCGGCGGTTTGCAGAATCGCACGACAGGTCTCGGCGCCGTTCGCGTCGTAGCCGATCGCTTCGAGTCGTCCGGCCGCGAACGGAAGTTCCCACGCGAGCACGCCTGTTTCATGGTCGTACGGCTTCGCGTCGCCGATCGGCTGGTCGTCGAGCAGGAGCTGCACGCGGGCCGCGTTGGTGTAGGCCATCACGCTCACACGCGCGCCTGCGTCGTAGTTCCAGCTCGGCCACGCGTCGATCGAAGTGCGGCGGTCTTCGCGTGCCGGCTGCGTGCCGAGATGCAGCACCGGTTTCTCCGACCACAACGCCTGTCGGAAACTCCCGCGCGGTTTCACCGCACCGCTGAGGTCGACCAGCCCGGAGTAGAAGCCGCGCGACGGCCACGGGCCGGACTCGCCGAGGTAGTCGATCCCGGTCCAGAGAAACTGACCGAAGACGTGGTCGTTCTCCACCACCGCTTTCCAGTCCGCGAAGTGATGCCGGTTCTCGCTGCCGTAGATGACGCGCTCGGGATACGTCGCGTGATCGATCGCGTAGCGGTCCTCGGTGTAGTTGTAACCGACGATGTCCAAGGCCGCTGGATACGCGGTCTGGTTGGACATGACGACGCCCGCCAGCGCGGCCGTGACCGGACGCGAAACGTCGTGCCGCTTCACCTCCGCGACGAGTCGCTGCGCGATCGCGCCGAGGCGGTTCGCGTCGGGCTGCTCCGGTTTGTAGCCGCCGAACATCGGCTGGCTGATCCCCGAACCGTCGAGCACGGGGTGCGAGTACGGATCGTTGGGGTAGTCGACCTCGTTGCCGATGCTCCACGCGAAGATCGAGACGTGGTTGCGATCACGCCGCACCCAGTCGGCGACGTCCCGGTCGCTCCATTCCTCGAAGAAGTCGTAGGAGCCCTCGAACCCGGGCTCGCCGACGTTCCAGCCCTTCAGCCATTTTCGTTTGGCGAACTCCCACTCGTCGAAGATCTCGTCGAGCACGAGGAGCCCCAGTTCGTCGCACAGCTCGTAGAGATCGGTGGCCTGCGGGTTGTGGCTGGTGCGGATGGCGTTGCAGCCGATCTCCTTCAGCGTGAGCAGGCGCTGCCGCCAGACCTCGCGCGGCACGGCGGCGCCGAGCACGCCGGCGTCGTGGTGCAGGCACACGCCCTTCATTTTCATCGAGACGCCGTTGAGGAAGAATCCCTTCGCCGGATCGAAAGCGAAGTCGCGAAACCCGGTCCGCACGACGGAGCGGTCGATCTCGCGACCGTCGCGCAGGATCGTGGTGCGCAGTTCGTAGAGGCTCGGAGCGTCCACGCTCCACAGCCGCGGCGCGGAAACCTCCAGCAGCGCGCTCGCCGTATCCGCTTTTT from Opitutales bacterium ASA1 encodes the following:
- a CDS encoding SUF system NifU family Fe-S cluster assembly protein — protein: MSDLDDLYQNIILDHNRRPRNYGPMPDATHKADGHNPLCGDEVTVFLHIEGDTIEKVSFDGQGCAISKASASLMTLRLKGRSIEDAKRAISEVRALLSGTEQTAPDLESMGDLAALAGVRKFAVRVKCATLAWHTLEAALAGRRLVSTEEN
- a CDS encoding glycoside hydrolase family 2 TIM barrel-domain containing protein, which gives rise to MRANEVLRRAFALQLARRRAFLSFVKPRRLFASFASFAFFLLLSPAVTARVSFGDAERIDEDWRFALQDDPRAREPGFDDSAWESVRLPHDWSVKGALDPELASCTGYLPGGIGWYRKTIEIPERAGGEKVFLYFEGVYNRSDVYLNGQLLGHRPNGYVSFHYDATPHVRFGEKNVIAVRVDHSRSADSRWYTGSGIYRDVHLVRSGSVHLEPWGVFARPENVSSERAFLRVDTEVRNHTDAAATVEVRHELRSAEGTAVATAVAKLSARAQKADTASALLEVSAPRLWSVDAPSLYELRTTILRDGREIDRSVVRTGFRDFAFDPAKGFFLNGVSMKMKGVCLHHDAGVLGAAVPREVWRQRLLTLKEIGCNAIRTSHNPQATDLYELCDELGLLVLDEIFDEWEFAKRKWLKGWNVGEPGFEGSYDFFEEWSDRDVADWVRRDRNHVSIFAWSIGNEVDYPNDPYSHPVLDGSGISQPMFGGYKPEQPDANRLGAIAQRLVAEVKRHDVSRPVTAALAGVVMSNQTAYPAALDIVGYNYTEDRYAIDHATYPERVIYGSENRHHFADWKAVVENDHVFGQFLWTGIDYLGESGPWPSRGFYSGLVDLSGAVKPRGSFRQALWSEKPVLHLGTQPAREDRRTSIDAWPSWNYDAGARVSVMAYTNAARVQLLLDDQPIGDAKPYDHETGVLAWELPFAAGRLEAIGYDANGAETCRAILQTAGAPAAMIVEGEPLAIDRDRGVSILQLRIVDTDGVRVMDAAPEITCVVEGPARLLGLEAGNNRDMSDYTDAVHAAFRGRLVAYIEATGKPGPIRVRFTTPGLPDAVATIEAR